The following coding sequences lie in one Euhalothece natronophila Z-M001 genomic window:
- a CDS encoding NAD(P)/FAD-dependent oxidoreductase produces MKKYDFLVIGGGITGASLAYELQAQGGKVLLLESDPSLDNATRYSYGGLPFWCGTSPEMRELCAEGMRLHRELPTILDQDTEYQEINLLLTIRKDESPEEILAQYQGCEIPPQLLSVAESCEIEPLLNPSAIAGSIYFPHGQINPTKTNQAYLKTFTRLGGEIQYEEVTSWLINAGKVQGVRTENNYYYGEKVILCAGGVTQKLLKNIGIKSSVYFTQAELLETPPLDLQLNSLIMPATNQRLILEKNATAEHLWDQENEKIANTIIDPGVAQFQDKHLCIGQISRLLSNLNYPVDPKKSENWLREEVGELLPCLKDVPATWHRCLIAFSPKGESAIGEVDGYEGIFLFSGFTSTLLFAPPLAKKFARSLLSEY; encoded by the coding sequence ATGAAAAAATATGATTTTCTGGTTATTGGAGGTGGCATTACAGGGGCTAGTTTAGCCTATGAGTTGCAAGCACAGGGGGGAAAAGTTTTATTATTAGAGTCGGATCCAAGTCTGGATAATGCCACTCGTTACAGTTATGGGGGGCTTCCGTTTTGGTGCGGAACTTCCCCTGAAATGAGAGAACTGTGCGCTGAGGGAATGCGCCTCCATCGTGAATTGCCAACGATTCTTGATCAAGATACAGAGTATCAAGAAATTAATCTTTTACTCACAATTAGAAAAGATGAATCCCCAGAAGAAATTTTAGCTCAATATCAAGGGTGTGAAATTCCGCCTCAATTGCTGAGCGTGGCAGAAAGTTGTGAAATAGAACCATTATTAAATCCTAGCGCGATCGCGGGATCAATTTATTTTCCTCATGGTCAAATTAATCCTACAAAAACTAACCAAGCCTATCTTAAAACTTTCACTCGCCTTGGTGGAGAAATTCAGTATGAGGAGGTGACTTCTTGGCTGATCAATGCTGGAAAAGTTCAGGGAGTCAGGACAGAAAACAATTACTATTATGGCGAAAAAGTCATTCTTTGTGCAGGGGGAGTAACCCAAAAGTTATTAAAGAATATCGGGATCAAAAGTTCAGTTTATTTTACGCAAGCAGAACTATTAGAAACGCCTCCTCTTGATCTGCAATTAAACAGCCTAATTATGCCAGCGACGAATCAACGGCTAATTTTAGAAAAAAATGCTACTGCAGAACATTTATGGGATCAAGAAAATGAAAAAATAGCTAATACAATTATTGATCCAGGAGTCGCTCAATTTCAAGATAAACACTTATGTATTGGTCAAATTAGCCGTCTCTTGAGTAATCTAAATTATCCAGTTGATCCTAAAAAAAGTGAAAATTGGTTACGTGAAGAAGTGGGAGAATTATTACCCTGCTTAAAAGATGTTCCAGCAACTTGGCATCGCTGTTTAATTGCTTTTAGCCCAAAAGGAGAATCAGCTATTGGTGAGGTAGATGGTTATGAGGGAATTTTTCTGTTTTCAGGATTTACTAGTACCTTGTTGTTTGCACCACCTTTAGCGAAAAAATTTGCGCGATCGCTGTTAAGCGAATATTAA
- a CDS encoding OmpA family protein, whose translation MVKRRFYAEESLDETNIWTSFTDLMSNGFMILSLFLFITLIRIFLIAQENEQLKQELELQTTPPVLIIQDSGEFRFPSGSAVLPSALETYIQEELVAKIEEITAGSQAYTVEIVGHTDGQILGGGNSNLDKNLENVARGNSGMETLQPGSNTDLGLMRSLAVVKKLQNIQAQGRLEDLQFRAYSAAQLFLPNSDEFAPVDRQENPTRRRIEIRFSPLGDAEIIR comes from the coding sequence ATGGTTAAACGTAGATTTTATGCTGAAGAAAGCTTAGATGAAACCAATATTTGGACTTCTTTCACAGATTTAATGTCCAATGGATTTATGATTTTAAGCTTATTCCTATTTATTACACTAATTCGCATTTTTTTAATTGCACAGGAAAATGAACAACTCAAACAGGAACTAGAACTACAAACCACACCACCAGTTTTAATTATTCAAGACTCAGGAGAGTTTAGATTTCCTTCGGGAAGTGCTGTTTTGCCTTCAGCATTAGAAACTTATATTCAAGAAGAATTGGTCGCGAAAATTGAAGAAATTACAGCCGGAAGCCAAGCCTATACGGTAGAAATTGTTGGTCATACAGATGGGCAAATTTTAGGCGGTGGTAATAGTAATCTCGATAAGAATTTAGAGAATGTTGCGAGAGGAAATTCAGGGATGGAAACCTTGCAACCAGGTTCTAATACGGATTTAGGACTCATGCGATCGCTGGCTGTAGTCAAAAAGTTACAAAATATTCAAGCCCAAGGGCGATTAGAAGATTTACAGTTTCGGGCTTATTCTGCTGCCCAATTATTTCTGCCTAATTCTGATGAGTTTGCACCTGTTGATCGCCAAGAAAATCCCACACGGCGACGAATTGAAATTCGCTTTTCTCCTTTAGGAGATGCAGAAATTATTCGTTAA
- the psaC gene encoding photosystem I iron-sulfur center protein PsaC — protein sequence MSHSVKIYDTCIGCTQCVRACPLDVLEMVPWDGCKAGQIASSPRTEDCIGCKRCETACPTDFLSVRVYLGAETTRSMGLAY from the coding sequence ATGTCTCATAGTGTAAAAATTTACGATACCTGCATCGGTTGCACCCAGTGCGTTCGCGCCTGTCCATTGGATGTTTTAGAAATGGTGCCTTGGGATGGTTGTAAAGCAGGTCAAATTGCTTCTTCTCCACGCACTGAAGACTGCATTGGCTGCAAACGTTGTGAAACCGCTTGCCCCACTGATTTCTTAAGCGTTCGGGTTTATCTTGGCGCAGAAACTACCCGCAGTATGGGCTTGGCATATTAG
- a CDS encoding DUF6159 family protein, whose amino-acid sequence MLENSWRFSKLSYGLIWKNKELLIFPLLSGIAEIFILASFIIPFFLTLQGGTGNILASAGFYIVLFIFYFVTNAIVLIFNTGLIACVFKILHGYNPSLGYGLSFAFKRLPQIISWSILSAVISVILNALEKNETISSLVTGILGVTWSAITYFVVPVIVMNGLGPIGAIKRSGETLRSTWGKALIGNFSLKIIGFLLLLPVLILLGIGLFFAINAGSPVGIGVVAGLGVLAFIVDYLLTEAVNSVFKCYLFVYATDREVLDEGYTEAFADAFCPKRR is encoded by the coding sequence ATGCTGGAAAATAGTTGGAGGTTTTCTAAACTCAGCTACGGGCTAATTTGGAAAAACAAAGAGCTACTAATTTTCCCCCTTCTATCAGGAATTGCTGAAATTTTTATTTTAGCAAGTTTTATTATTCCCTTCTTTTTAACATTACAAGGCGGCACAGGTAATATTTTAGCAAGTGCAGGGTTCTACATTGTATTATTTATTTTTTACTTTGTGACTAATGCCATTGTTTTGATTTTTAATACAGGGTTAATTGCTTGTGTTTTTAAAATTCTTCATGGCTATAATCCATCTTTAGGTTATGGATTATCCTTTGCTTTTAAGCGTTTACCACAAATTATTAGTTGGTCAATATTATCTGCAGTCATTAGTGTAATTTTAAATGCTTTAGAAAAGAATGAGACTATTAGTAGCTTAGTTACAGGAATTTTGGGAGTAACTTGGAGTGCGATCACTTATTTTGTTGTGCCTGTAATTGTTATGAATGGCTTGGGACCAATTGGTGCCATTAAACGCTCTGGTGAAACTTTACGATCAACTTGGGGAAAAGCCTTAATTGGGAATTTCTCCTTAAAAATAATTGGATTTCTTTTACTACTACCCGTCTTAATTCTATTAGGAATTGGTTTATTTTTTGCCATTAATGCAGGTTCTCCTGTTGGCATTGGTGTGGTTGCTGGATTAGGAGTTCTTGCGTTTATTGTTGATTATCTATTAACGGAAGCAGTGAACTCAGTATTTAAATGTTATCTGTTTGTTTATGCTACGGATCGAGAGGTTCTAGACGAAGGTTATACCGAGGCTTTTGCTGATGCGTTTTGCCCCAAACGAAGATGA
- a CDS encoding RNA-binding S4 domain-containing protein, which produces MSETIKLDQFLKFQCIAQTGGEAKMMIWEEEVSVNGELETRRGRKLVNGDRVTVFGTTYVVNLD; this is translated from the coding sequence ATGAGTGAAACCATTAAACTTGATCAGTTCTTAAAATTCCAATGCATTGCCCAAACCGGAGGAGAAGCCAAAATGATGATTTGGGAAGAGGAGGTATCAGTTAATGGTGAACTTGAAACTCGTCGGGGTCGCAAGTTAGTCAATGGCGATCGCGTTACGGTTTTTGGAACCACCTATGTTGTTAATTTAGATTAA
- a CDS encoding IS630 family transposase, whose protein sequence is MQLKDARSLPPQAQQAIRKRAVMAVIENKRSQGEVAQEFGVTRTAVNQWVQRYRRGGETALKACKQGRREHPTLARSQVTTITRLIRDYSPEQLQLPFTLWTRQAVSQLIEQCWGITLSQTTIGRYLRRWGLSPQKPAKCAREQCPHQLQHWLTHEYPAIHKRAQQEGAEIHWGDEMGLRSDHQAGTCWSEVGKTPIVEGTGQRFSCNLISALTNRGTLRFQVFQGGFNSDVFLEFLRRLIRSRENKVFLIVDRHPVHRSRKVQQWVAQHQDELELFYLPPYSPERNPDEFLNQDIKSNAMRRQRPRNRNELMKRVRSYLYSLQKCPERISRYFWAQPVQYAGL, encoded by the coding sequence ATGCAATTAAAAGACGCTCGGAGTTTACCCCCTCAAGCTCAACAAGCAATCCGTAAAAGGGCGGTCATGGCAGTGATTGAGAACAAACGTTCTCAAGGAGAAGTGGCCCAAGAGTTTGGAGTTACTCGTACAGCAGTTAATCAGTGGGTGCAACGTTACCGTCGTGGGGGTGAGACAGCTCTCAAAGCTTGTAAACAAGGTCGTCGTGAGCATCCTACCTTGGCGCGATCGCAGGTAACGACAATTACTCGTCTCATTCGGGATTACAGCCCAGAACAACTACAACTGCCATTTACTCTCTGGACTCGACAAGCCGTATCTCAGCTCATTGAACAATGTTGGGGAATTACTCTTTCTCAAACGACGATTGGTCGTTATCTGCGTCGTTGGGGACTGTCTCCACAAAAGCCTGCCAAATGCGCTCGTGAGCAATGTCCTCACCAGCTTCAGCATTGGTTAACTCATGAATATCCAGCGATTCACAAGCGAGCACAGCAGGAAGGAGCTGAGATTCATTGGGGTGATGAAATGGGATTGCGTTCGGACCATCAAGCAGGGACTTGTTGGTCTGAGGTAGGGAAAACGCCAATTGTAGAAGGAACTGGGCAACGTTTCAGTTGCAACTTAATTTCCGCCCTGACCAATCGAGGAACCCTACGCTTTCAAGTATTTCAAGGGGGATTTAATAGCGATGTCTTTTTGGAATTTTTACGCCGATTAATTCGCTCCAGGGAAAACAAAGTTTTTTTGATTGTAGATCGCCACCCAGTACATCGCTCCCGTAAAGTTCAACAATGGGTAGCTCAACATCAGGATGAATTGGAACTGTTTTATCTTCCCCCCTACAGCCCAGAACGAAATCCCGATGAATTTCTCAATCAGGACATTAAAAGCAATGCTATGAGACGACAAAGACCCCGTAATCGTAATGAACTCATGAAAAGGGTTCGCTCTTATTTATACAGTCTTCAGAAATGTCCCGAACGTATTAGTCGTTATTTTTGGGCTCAGCCAGTTCAATATGCTGGCCTTTAG
- a CDS encoding AMP-dependent synthetase/ligase, protein MTQQTNTPIDYSSIQSLPEIWSQVASHYGEVIALDNPHSDPPVEITYKELNQQIQQFATGLQAQGIEPDTKVALFADNSPRWFIADQGTISAGAANVVRSAQADAAELLYILDDSDSIALIVENNQTLEKLKADIKNPPIQLVILLSDETPELEGIKVLTYSQLMHEGSKHEFTPVTRQDNDLATLIYTSGTTGKPKGAMLSHGNFLHQVRAIGDVIQPQPADKALSILPSWHAYERAAEYFLLSRGCRLVYTNLRSFKQDLKEQKPDYMVGVPRLWESIYDGIQKQLADQSPAKKKLIAVFLKISHRYIKAKRIKEGLDLNNLHPSGGERLLASIQAFFLQPLHNLADQIVYKTVRQATGGNLKSVISGGGSLAKHIDDFYEVIGIPLLVGYGLTETSPVTHARRFDHNLRGSAGKAIPETETKIVDPETKQPLSEEEKGLVLIRGPQVMQGYYKKPEATEKAIDEEGWFNTGDLGWITKHDDLVLTGRAKDTIVLSNGENIEPQPIEDACLRSPYIDQIMLVGQDQRCLGALIVPNFDALKAWSQENSLELDFSDQWLEQTLDNSKVQKLFREELNREVKNRPGYRPDDRIGVFKLITEPFSAENGMMTQTLKIKRPVVSERYQDIINGMFVKG, encoded by the coding sequence ATGACTCAGCAAACAAATACGCCAATTGACTATTCCAGCATCCAATCTTTACCAGAAATTTGGTCTCAAGTAGCGAGTCACTATGGAGAGGTGATTGCACTTGATAACCCTCATAGTGATCCTCCTGTCGAGATTACCTATAAGGAATTAAACCAACAAATTCAACAATTTGCAACTGGCTTACAAGCCCAAGGAATTGAACCTGATACAAAAGTGGCTCTCTTTGCTGATAATAGCCCACGTTGGTTCATCGCGGATCAAGGAACAATTAGTGCCGGGGCAGCAAATGTTGTTAGATCAGCCCAGGCTGATGCAGCAGAATTACTCTATATTCTCGATGATAGTGATAGTATCGCTTTAATTGTCGAAAATAATCAAACCTTAGAAAAATTAAAAGCAGACATCAAAAATCCGCCCATTCAATTAGTGATTTTACTCTCTGATGAAACCCCCGAGTTAGAAGGAATTAAAGTTCTAACTTATTCGCAACTAATGCATGAGGGAAGTAAGCATGAATTTACCCCTGTAACTCGCCAAGACAATGATTTAGCTACGTTAATTTATACCTCGGGAACAACAGGAAAACCGAAAGGGGCAATGTTATCTCATGGTAACTTTTTGCATCAGGTTCGTGCGATTGGGGATGTTATTCAACCACAACCAGCAGATAAAGCCTTAAGCATTTTACCCAGTTGGCACGCTTATGAACGGGCAGCGGAATATTTCTTATTATCTCGAGGGTGTCGGCTAGTTTATACCAATTTGCGGTCATTCAAGCAAGACTTAAAAGAACAAAAACCTGATTATATGGTGGGTGTTCCCCGTCTTTGGGAATCCATTTATGATGGTATTCAAAAACAACTTGCCGATCAAAGTCCAGCGAAGAAAAAATTAATTGCTGTATTTCTTAAAATCTCCCACCGCTATATCAAAGCCAAACGCATTAAAGAAGGATTAGATCTAAACAACTTACATCCATCCGGGGGAGAACGTTTACTTGCTTCTATTCAAGCCTTTTTCTTGCAACCTCTACATAATTTAGCCGATCAAATTGTTTATAAAACGGTTCGTCAAGCCACAGGAGGTAACTTAAAAAGCGTTATCAGTGGCGGTGGTTCTTTAGCCAAACATATTGATGATTTCTATGAAGTCATTGGCATTCCCTTGCTAGTGGGATATGGTTTAACCGAAACGTCTCCTGTAACTCATGCGCGACGGTTTGATCATAATTTGCGAGGATCAGCAGGAAAAGCGATTCCTGAAACGGAAACCAAAATTGTTGATCCTGAAACCAAACAGCCTCTCTCAGAAGAGGAAAAAGGCTTAGTGTTGATTCGTGGCCCCCAAGTGATGCAGGGTTATTATAAAAAGCCAGAAGCCACTGAAAAAGCAATTGATGAGGAAGGATGGTTTAATACAGGTGATTTGGGCTGGATTACGAAACACGATGATTTAGTCTTAACGGGACGGGCAAAAGATACCATTGTTCTCTCTAATGGGGAAAATATAGAACCGCAACCCATAGAAGATGCTTGTTTACGTAGCCCTTATATTGACCAAATTATGCTGGTGGGACAAGATCAGCGTTGTCTTGGGGCATTAATTGTACCGAATTTTGACGCTCTCAAAGCATGGTCACAAGAAAATAGTTTAGAGTTAGACTTTTCTGACCAATGGTTAGAACAAACCTTAGACAATTCCAAAGTGCAAAAATTATTCCGTGAGGAGTTGAATCGTGAAGTGAAAAATCGTCCGGGGTATCGTCCAGATGACAGAATTGGCGTATTTAAGCTGATTACAGAACCCTTTTCAGCAGAAAATGGCATGATGACCCAAACTTTGAAAATTAAACGCCCTGTCGTCAGTGAACGGTATCAAGATATCATTAACGGGATGTTTGTTAAGGGTTAA
- a CDS encoding BLUF domain-containing protein translates to MVLCRLIYVSEAVAGLAYPDLKDIMEKSEKNNTPIGVSGMLSYRNNKFLQVLEGERQAVSGTYEKILKDERHYKSQLIEFTEIDYRLFTNWSMKVVQMGEQFPKKVKELSMKYSGYNEFDPRAMTSYQCLEFIKELATLVASA, encoded by the coding sequence ATGGTTCTTTGTCGATTAATTTATGTGAGTGAAGCAGTGGCAGGGTTAGCTTATCCTGATCTCAAGGATATTATGGAAAAGTCAGAGAAAAATAATACTCCTATAGGAGTTTCGGGAATGCTTTCTTATAGAAACAACAAGTTTTTACAAGTCTTAGAAGGAGAACGACAAGCAGTGAGTGGGACTTATGAGAAGATACTAAAAGATGAACGTCATTATAAAAGCCAGTTAATTGAATTTACAGAAATTGACTATCGTTTATTTACAAATTGGTCAATGAAAGTGGTGCAAATGGGAGAACAGTTTCCCAAAAAAGTTAAGGAGTTAAGCATGAAGTATTCTGGTTATAATGAATTTGACCCAAGAGCGATGACCAGCTATCAATGTTTAGAGTTTATAAAAGAGTTAGCAACTTTAGTGGCTTCAGCTTAG
- a CDS encoding DEP domain-containing protein, translating to MLLLSAKQVQYCQVAKRDPTGKVEVIPGISYYGKVFVRGEIFPLSQRNRAIEYSRQKFSEYKEKVYILLVEEKDRLTLWYENSEVTELSSSNNEYFTDFIATIDLTQLVFKMRGKQGVPRKKRRRGFRTFRESFSGREAVNWLQQYLQISREDAIRLGERLLDNYFLSPLTMNIRSFQDGEVLYRFTADE from the coding sequence ATGTTATTGCTGAGTGCGAAACAAGTCCAGTATTGTCAGGTGGCAAAAAGAGATCCCACAGGAAAGGTCGAAGTGATCCCTGGCATTAGTTATTACGGAAAGGTTTTTGTTCGCGGCGAAATTTTTCCCCTTAGTCAAAGAAATCGAGCGATTGAATATAGTCGTCAAAAGTTTAGCGAGTACAAAGAAAAAGTTTATATTCTTTTAGTAGAAGAAAAAGATCGGCTAACCCTTTGGTATGAAAATTCTGAAGTTACTGAATTATCTTCAAGTAACAATGAATACTTTACGGATTTTATTGCCACAATTGATTTAACTCAGTTAGTTTTTAAAATGCGGGGGAAGCAGGGAGTTCCACGAAAAAAAAGGCGTAGAGGATTCAGAACTTTTCGAGAATCTTTTTCAGGACGAGAAGCTGTTAACTGGTTACAACAATATCTTCAAATTAGTCGCGAAGATGCGATTCGTCTTGGAGAACGTTTATTGGATAATTATTTTCTCTCTCCTTTAACTATGAATATCAGATCTTTTCAAGATGGAGAAGTGCTTTATCGTTTTACAGCTGATGAGTAG
- a CDS encoding carbon-nitrogen hydrolase family protein, with product MKSYLAAAVQMTSKPDLEENLATASDLVELAVRRGAAFVTLPENFSFLGQETEKVKQASEIAHKSEKFLKTMAQRYQITIVGGGFPIPVGDGKVSNTALMIGKNGEELARYEKVHLFDVNLPDGNTYQESETVKAGVSLPPISISPELGKIGLSVCYDVRFPELYRQLSKQGAEVLLIPAAFTAYTGKDHWQVLLKARAIENTAYVIAPAQTGNHYARRTSHGHAMIIDPWGLILSDAGEDPGLALAEINPSRLEQVRRQMPVLNHRVFG from the coding sequence ATGAAAAGTTATTTAGCCGCGGCGGTGCAAATGACCAGTAAGCCAGATTTAGAGGAGAATTTGGCAACTGCATCAGACCTGGTAGAATTGGCAGTGCGACGAGGGGCAGCCTTTGTAACGCTTCCAGAAAATTTTTCTTTTTTGGGACAAGAAACAGAAAAGGTTAAACAAGCTAGCGAAATTGCCCATAAGAGTGAAAAGTTCCTCAAAACGATGGCGCAACGGTATCAAATTACCATTGTGGGCGGTGGCTTCCCGATTCCTGTTGGGGATGGCAAAGTCTCCAATACAGCTCTAATGATTGGTAAAAATGGCGAGGAATTAGCCCGTTATGAGAAAGTCCATCTCTTTGATGTGAATCTCCCCGATGGCAATACCTATCAAGAGTCAGAAACGGTTAAGGCGGGTGTTTCGCTTCCACCCATTTCCATTTCTCCTGAATTAGGTAAAATTGGTCTTTCTGTCTGTTATGATGTGCGCTTCCCAGAGTTATATCGGCAACTGTCAAAACAGGGGGCAGAAGTTTTACTGATTCCTGCTGCGTTTACGGCTTATACAGGAAAAGATCATTGGCAGGTATTATTAAAAGCAAGAGCTATTGAAAACACGGCTTATGTCATTGCCCCGGCACAAACGGGAAATCATTATGCTCGTCGCACCAGTCATGGTCACGCCATGATTATTGACCCCTGGGGGTTAATTTTAAGTGATGCGGGAGAAGATCCCGGGCTAGCCCTTGCAGAAATTAATCCCTCCCGCTTAGAACAAGTGCGCCGTCAGATGCCTGTCCTCAATCATCGGGTGTTTGGCTAG
- the speA gene encoding biosynthetic arginine decarboxylase produces MSVSSLESASESNSENILKNHWTIEDSEQLYQIQGWGDPYFSINRAGHITVSPQGDRGTSLDLYQLVEALRKRNIGLPVLIRFPEILADRVERLYACFDRAISRYNYPGTYRGVFPIKCNQHRHLVESLVEFGQRHQLGLEVGSKPELMIALASLNPSQFNQKKEEKSLLICNGYKDQEYIETAILSRRLGYETIIVVEQLEELALIQSVSAELNIKPVIGVRAKLSTRGTGRWGSSTGDRAKFGLTIWQILEVVKILESSQKLDCLQLLHFHVGSQVSSISVIKEAIREAAQIYVELSHLGANLNYLDVGGGLAVDYDGSKTNKNNASKNYNMQNYANDIVAEIKEACEQAEIPAPTIISESGRAIASHQGVLIFDVLGSSEQPIIPPPVVEEEEHLIIRNLWETYALINEENYQEAYHDAIQFKQEAISLFNFSYLSLKARARAEQLYWACCNKIFEIIKNQENVTEELQELAKVLTSIYYINLSVFQSSPDHWAIDQLFPIMPIHRLNENPSQRAILADLTCDSDGKISQFINPKGKLPKNFLELHPLENNQPYYIGMFMVGAYQEIMGNLHNLFGDTNVVHIRTHPQGYKIEQFVRGDTISEVLEQTQYSGEALLENLRRHTEQALEKDLISLAESRHLLKNYERSLSHYTYLKKED; encoded by the coding sequence ATGTCGGTTTCATCTCTTGAGTCAGCTTCAGAATCAAATTCTGAAAATATCCTGAAAAATCATTGGACAATTGAGGATAGTGAACAACTCTATCAAATTCAAGGCTGGGGCGATCCCTATTTTTCCATTAATCGTGCAGGACATATTACTGTTTCTCCACAAGGCGATCGCGGTACATCTTTAGATTTATATCAACTGGTAGAAGCCCTTAGAAAACGCAATATTGGACTGCCTGTTTTAATTCGTTTTCCTGAAATTTTAGCTGATCGCGTTGAACGATTATATGCCTGCTTTGATCGCGCCATTTCTCGCTACAATTACCCTGGAACTTATCGCGGTGTTTTTCCCATTAAATGTAATCAACATCGCCACCTCGTAGAATCTTTAGTTGAATTTGGACAGCGTCACCAATTAGGTTTAGAAGTGGGTTCAAAGCCCGAATTAATGATTGCTTTAGCTAGCTTGAATCCTTCTCAATTTAATCAAAAAAAAGAAGAAAAATCTTTATTGATTTGTAATGGTTATAAAGATCAAGAATATATTGAAACTGCTATTTTATCACGACGGTTAGGCTATGAAACGATTATTGTTGTTGAACAATTAGAAGAGTTAGCATTAATTCAAAGTGTGAGCGCAGAATTAAATATTAAACCCGTCATTGGAGTAAGAGCCAAATTAAGCACACGCGGAACAGGAAGATGGGGCAGTTCTACCGGCGATCGCGCTAAGTTTGGTTTAACCATTTGGCAAATTTTAGAAGTAGTAAAAATTCTCGAATCATCCCAAAAATTAGACTGCTTGCAACTTCTTCATTTTCATGTGGGCTCACAAGTTTCTTCCATTAGTGTAATTAAGGAAGCCATCCGAGAAGCTGCCCAAATCTATGTAGAATTAAGTCATCTCGGCGCAAACCTAAACTATTTAGATGTTGGGGGAGGATTAGCAGTTGATTACGATGGCTCGAAAACTAATAAAAATAATGCTTCTAAAAACTACAATATGCAAAACTATGCCAATGATATTGTGGCTGAAATTAAAGAAGCCTGTGAACAAGCTGAGATTCCTGCGCCCACAATTATTAGTGAAAGTGGACGCGCGATCGCTTCTCATCAAGGTGTCTTAATTTTTGACGTTTTAGGAAGTAGTGAGCAACCAATAATTCCTCCACCAGTTGTGGAAGAAGAAGAGCATTTAATTATTCGTAATCTTTGGGAAACTTATGCCCTAATTAATGAAGAAAACTATCAAGAAGCTTATCATGATGCCATTCAATTTAAACAAGAAGCGATCAGTTTATTTAATTTTAGTTATCTTAGCTTAAAAGCCCGAGCCAGAGCAGAACAACTGTATTGGGCTTGTTGTAACAAAATTTTTGAAATTATTAAAAATCAAGAAAATGTAACGGAAGAACTACAAGAATTAGCTAAAGTTTTAACCTCAATTTATTATATTAATTTATCTGTTTTTCAATCTAGCCCCGACCATTGGGCGATTGATCAACTATTTCCGATCATGCCAATTCATCGTCTGAATGAAAATCCCAGTCAACGAGCAATTTTAGCAGACTTAACCTGCGACAGTGATGGAAAAATTAGTCAATTTATTAATCCTAAAGGAAAACTACCCAAGAACTTTTTAGAACTACATCCTTTAGAAAATAATCAACCCTATTATATAGGAATGTTTATGGTTGGGGCTTACCAAGAAATTATGGGTAACTTACATAACCTATTTGGGGATACCAATGTTGTTCACATTCGCACCCATCCCCAAGGCTACAAAATTGAGCAATTTGTTCGTGGTGACACGATTAGCGAAGTGTTAGAACAAACTCAATACTCAGGGGAAGCCTTATTAGAAAATCTTCGTCGTCATACTGAACAAGCCTTAGAAAAAGACTTAATTTCTCTAGCAGAATCCCGACATTTACTTAAAAATTATGAACGTAGTTTGAGTCACTATACTTATCTCAAAAAAGAAGATTAA
- a CDS encoding YlqD family protein, with amino-acid sequence MNEESKSLLLKRPINLKVIVTQRWKEEVQQQLQSQINKYDEQLQQLENQGQSAIAQVTQQGSNPSDPQVQQQLRNVQNQVNQQKSKVTEQKNQSLQQLQQVQLLEEGQEVGQGQMDSFIRIQVGDNLVKKMNAEVVIKDGIVQEIRGDI; translated from the coding sequence ATGAACGAAGAAAGTAAAAGTTTATTACTGAAACGTCCTATTAACCTAAAAGTGATTGTTACGCAGCGTTGGAAAGAAGAAGTCCAGCAGCAGTTGCAATCGCAAATTAATAAGTATGATGAACAACTGCAACAATTAGAGAATCAGGGACAAAGCGCGATCGCGCAGGTTACTCAACAAGGTAGTAACCCCAGTGATCCCCAAGTTCAACAACAGTTACGTAATGTCCAGAATCAAGTTAATCAACAAAAAAGCAAAGTTACCGAACAAAAAAATCAATCTCTCCAACAACTCCAACAAGTGCAACTCTTAGAAGAAGGACAAGAAGTTGGTCAAGGACAAATGGATAGTTTTATCCGCATACAAGTAGGAGATAACCTAGTGAAAAAAATGAACGCCGAAGTGGTCATTAAAGATGGAATTGTCCAAGAAATACGAGGTGATATCTAG